Proteins found in one Bacillus subtilis subsp. subtilis str. 168 genomic segment:
- the spoL gene encoding spore cortex lytic enzyme (Evidence 2a: Function from experimental evidences in other organisms; PubMedId: 11011148, 12177332; Product type cp: cell process) codes for MFIHIVGPGDSLFSIGRRYGASVDQIRGVNGLDETNIVPGQALLIPLYVYTVQPRDTLTAIAAKAFVPLERLRAANPGISPNALQAGAKITIPSISNYIAGTLSFYVLRNPDLDRELINDYAPYSSSISIFEYHIAPNGDIANQLNDAAAIETTWQRRVTPLATITNLTSGGFSTEIVHQVLNNPTARTNLVNNIYDLVSTRGYGGVTIDFEQVSAADRDLFTGFLRQLRDRLQAGGYVLTIAVPAKTSDNIPWLRGYDYGGIGAVVNYMFIMAYDWHHAGSEPGPVAPITEIRRTIEFTIAQVPSRKIIIGVPLYGYDWIIPYQPGTVASAISNQNAIERAMRYQAPIQYSAEYQSPFFRYSDQQGRTHEVWFEDVRSMSRKMQIVREYRLQAIGAWQLTLGFTPGPWLLRKFFTIRKV; via the coding sequence ATGTTTATCCATATCGTCGGGCCTGGTGATTCTTTGTTTTCGATAGGCAGAAGATACGGTGCTTCTGTTGATCAAATACGGGGTGTGAATGGTTTAGATGAAACGAATATCGTGCCGGGGCAGGCTCTGCTTATCCCTCTTTATGTATATACAGTCCAGCCGAGAGATACGCTTACCGCCATTGCAGCTAAAGCGTTTGTGCCATTAGAGCGACTGCGAGCGGCCAATCCGGGCATCAGCCCAAATGCTTTACAAGCGGGAGCAAAAATAACGATTCCTTCGATCTCAAATTACATTGCGGGAACGTTAAGTTTTTATGTGCTCCGAAACCCAGACCTCGATCGGGAATTAATCAATGATTATGCGCCATACTCGTCTTCGATTTCAATTTTCGAATACCATATTGCACCGAACGGCGACATTGCAAACCAATTGAATGATGCGGCCGCTATTGAGACAACTTGGCAAAGACGAGTCACGCCGCTGGCAACAATAACGAACCTTACATCAGGAGGCTTCAGTACGGAGATTGTTCACCAAGTGCTAAACAATCCGACAGCGAGAACCAATCTGGTCAACAACATTTATGACTTAGTTTCCACAAGGGGATATGGCGGTGTCACAATCGATTTTGAGCAGGTGAGCGCCGCGGATCGCGATCTTTTCACTGGATTTTTACGCCAGCTGAGAGATCGACTTCAGGCGGGAGGGTATGTGCTGACGATAGCTGTTCCTGCAAAAACAAGTGATAATATCCCATGGCTGAGGGGCTACGATTACGGGGGGATAGGAGCGGTTGTCAATTATATGTTTATCATGGCTTATGATTGGCATCATGCGGGAAGTGAGCCGGGTCCTGTAGCGCCGATTACTGAAATAAGGAGAACCATTGAGTTTACGATTGCGCAGGTGCCGAGCAGAAAAATCATTATCGGAGTCCCGCTCTACGGGTACGACTGGATCATCCCGTACCAGCCGGGCACAGTTGCTTCAGCGATTTCAAATCAAAACGCAATCGAAAGAGCGATGAGGTACCAAGCCCCGATACAATATTCAGCCGAATATCAATCACCGTTTTTCCGGTACAGTGATCAGCAGGGGCGGACGCATGAGGTATGGTTTGAGGATGTCAGAAGCATGAGCCGGAAGATGCAGATCGTCCGTGAATACAGATTGCAGGCTATTGGCGCTTGGCAGTTAACGCTGGGCTTTACGCCGGGCCCATGGCTTCTGCGGAAATTTTTTACGATCAGAAAAGTGTAA